The proteins below come from a single Prolixibacter sp. NT017 genomic window:
- a CDS encoding STAS domain-containing protein: protein MNFGTQNKEGYAVIQVHNERLDSLIAPDLKSELVLATENGQKNIVLDISECTYCDSSGLSALLVGNRLCENVSGQFVLCGLTPMVDKLIKLAMLDTVLTITTDEKEASKLLNKDA from the coding sequence ATGAACTTTGGTACGCAGAATAAAGAAGGCTACGCCGTCATTCAGGTGCACAACGAAAGGCTCGATAGTCTTATCGCACCCGATTTGAAATCGGAGCTGGTATTGGCAACGGAAAATGGACAGAAGAACATTGTCCTCGATATCAGTGAGTGTACATATTGTGACTCTTCGGGTCTGAGCGCCCTGTTGGTAGGCAATCGGCTTTGTGAAAATGTTTCGGGACAATTCGTCTTGTGCGGATTGACACCGATGGTTGACAAGCTGATAAAACTGGCAATGCTCGACACGGTTTTGACCATCACAACCGATGAAAAGGAAGCCAGTAAACTGCTCAATAAAGATGCATAA